The genomic interval CCGGCTCTCGGACAGCAGCCAGAACCGAACCCTGAAAATCGTAACCATTGGTGCCGCGGGAAACATTCACCTCTCCGCCCTTGTTTGCACCCTCAGGGATGAGATCGACGGCGCTGACGGTGCGGAACTCGACCTTTCCGCCCAGCGAACCGGCATTGCCGGATGTGGCATTGGTCATTTTTTCCACTTCGACGGCGCGGATGAAGGCCACATCCACATAGGCCTGGCCGTTATTGGCAGAATAAATCGAGGCGCCACCGGTGCTGAAACCACGCTGCGCATTCTGCCGCGCACCATCGATGGAGACGACCACGCGGCCGCTTTCCTGCAAGCCACGTATATTGGGCGAAACGGTCGGGAAGCTGCCGTTGCCCTCACCGGCATAGACGCCGGAGACGCGGTTGAAGACATCGCGCGTGTTGCGCACGCCGGCGGACTGGATCGCCTCGCGACTGACGACGCTGACACTGGCGGGTGTTTCATAAACCCAGTCGGGCGTTCCCTGATAACCGGTGCCGGCAATGGAATTGCGTCCGGTTTTTCCCGTCACGGTAATTTCTTCCAGAACGGTGGTGCCTTCCGCCCCGGAAAGATCGGCAGCGGCCTGCCCCGAGCCTATGACGACGGTTCTGCCATTTCCGGCAAACCGGAAATTCACGCCCGTGCCTGCCAGAAGCCGGGACAGCGCATCCCGCACCGTAAAACTGCCGGTAACGGCATTGGTGCGCACATTGCCGGCGGACGGTGTGGCAAGCGTAACCTGCAGACCGGATTGCCGCCCGAAAACGCCGACAACGGAGGACAGCGGCTGGGCGGGAATATTAAAAGGCCGCGTTGCACCCTGCTCGCCACCGGAGCGCTGACCATTGGCGGCATTCGGTCCGCTCTGCGCAAAAGCCGGTACCGACATTGAAACGACCACCGCCGTTGTCGCCAAAAGCACCGTCATACGTGCCGGCTTTGCCGCGTTTTTCCCTGAACCGTTCATACGTATCTGGAGGCGCATACTGCTTTTGTCTTCCTGTCTTCGCTCCGGCTATATCTTGACCGGATTACTCAACAAAAAGACGATTGCCTCGGCAGTTTTTTTCAGGGTTTCGGAGAATTTTTTATAAACTACTGAAAATAAATACGATTTTTTGTTTTATTGCGCTTCAGAAACGGGTGATGATGCGGGCAGTATTGGCAATTGCATAAACCTTACCCTTATAGGGTTCCACCAATGCTTCCAGCGCACGGTCCGGATCGCGAAGATTGTAGAAGCCAGTCACACGCTGCTCTGCAAGCGTCTTGTCCGCCATCGTCAGCCATGCGGGATGATACCGCTGGATTTGCTCGACAACAGAACCGATCGTCGCATCCACAACGTAAAGCTCGCCGTTGCGCCAGCCACCAATATCCTCGACGGGAACGGTCTCTTTCCGGATTGTACCGGAGGCGTCGACAACCAGCATCTCACCCGGCACCAGCCGCGTTGGTGGCGCGTTGCGGAAGGAAGCTTCCACGGAACCATGCGCAAGCGCGACTTGCGTTACGCCATCCGTCATGTCGACATCGAAAGCCGTGCCGAGCACTTGGACGGTCAGGTTTTTCGCCTCCACGACAAAGGGACGGTCGCTATCCGGCACGACATCAAAAAAAGCTTCGCCCTTCAGCACCTTCACATTACGGCGGCCATTGGCAAAATCAGTGGTAAGCGCACTTGCCGCGGCAAGCTGCACCCTGC from Agrobacterium tumefaciens carries:
- a CDS encoding FecR family protein, with amino-acid sequence MTIDPDKKITLPTGKAEEAADWLIRLQTGSAEPRLKAEFDRWLAASPANRLAWERTCKTWRNLGLVEPGLKSLWEDAPHLPGVAGKQASRRRWSLRHYAGMAVAAVSLCLAVLFVPTLFVHIKAEYQTSTAESRTITLEDGSRVQLAAASALTTDFANGRRNVKVLKGEAFFDVVPDSDRPFVVEAKNLTVQVLGTAFDVDMTDGVTQVALAHGSVEASFRNAPPTRLVPGEMLVVDASGTIRKETVPVEDIGGWRNGELYVVDATIGSVVEQIQRYHPAWLTMADKTLAEQRVTGFYNLRDPDRALEALVEPYKGKVYAIANTARIITRF